TTCATCGGTAGCCAACAATAATAATTCCACATCGCTCGTCTCCGTGGTAGCTTCTGGTTACGATCCAACGGCAGCAGTAGCAGGTCCATCGAGCACAGCAATGGCCAATGATGGATCCCGTAATAATAACAACGACCATCATCACCAGCACCAGCAGGGTTCCTCTGCTTCGTCGCATCCGTTCATCAAACTACACAAGACAACAAGTTTAGGATCAGCTTCGGGCAGCACCTCGGCTCCACTCGATGTAAACATGGTGAATGTATCCGCCAACGCTGGCAGTTCGGGTGGCGCTGCTTCAAACTCTACAAGCCTGGGCGCCTCATCGGCTGTTCCTCATCCTGATTCAGAAAGCGATGACAGCGAAGTTGGCCGGCTCCAAGCGCTTCTGGAAGCACGCGGTCTGCCACCGCATCTCTTCGGTGCGCTAGGACCCCGTATGCATCATCTCTTGCACCGTACAATGGGCGCTAACAGTAGCTCGAAAGCGCAACAGCTGCTCCAAGGACTCCAGTGTCAAGACGAAAGTCAACAGCTTCAAGCTGCCATCGAAATGTGCCAAATGTTGGTCATGGGCAACGAGGATACGCTAGCAGGGTTCCCCATCAAACAGGTGGTTCCGGCACTGATTACACTGCTGCGAATGGAGCACAACTTTGACATCATGAACAACGCTTGTCGTGCACTGGCCTACATGTTGGAGGCCCTGCCACGTTCTTCCGGCACAGTGGTCGATGCAATTCCAGCATTTCTCGAGAAACTTCAGGTTATCCAGTGTATGGATGTAGCCGAGCAAAGTCTTACCGCGCTTGAAATTCTCTCACGCCGCCACAATAAAAGCATCCTGCAAGCGAACGGCGTTTCAGCTTGTCTTACCTATCTGGACTTTTTCTCAATCAATGCTCAGCGTGCGGCCCTGGCCATCACCGCCAATTGCTGCCTCAATCTACATAGCGAAGAGTTTCACTTTGTGAAAGAATCCCTTCCCCTTTTGGCGCGACTCCTTGCCCAGCAGGACAAGAAAAGTGTGGAAAGCATATGTACAGCATTTTATCGTCTGGTGGACAGCTTCCAGCAGGATTCCACAGTACTGCAGGAAATCGCAAGCATGGAACTGCTCAAAAATTGCCAGCAACTGCTGGTGGTCACCCCTTCGGTTCTAAACTCTGGAACATTTACCAACGTTGTCCGAATGCTCAGCGTTATGTGTGCCAACTGCCCCGATTTGGCCATCACTCTTCTGAAAAACGACATTGCTTCGACGCTGCTATATCTTTTGACAGGTTCGGCCGATCTGGTTACTTCGGACGTTGAACTCATACCCAGAAGTCCATCGGAGCTGTATGAGATTACCTGTCTGATTGGAGAGCTAATGCCACGACTTCCCACCGATGGGATCTTCGCGGTGGATTCTCTCCTCGAGCGAACACATGCCAACGTGCAGGATACCGTTCAGTGGCAGTGGAAAGACGACCGCGCTGTATGGCGTCCGTATTCGTCGATCGATTCGCGAATGATTGAGGCTGCTCACTTGAATTCGGACGACGAAATTAGCCTTAGCACTTTGGGACGCACGTACACAATTGATTTTCATTCGATGCAACAGATAAACGAGGATACCGGGACAACCCGGGCCGTCCAGAGGAAAATCAACCATACACTATTGGCGGCACAACAGCAGGGGGTGATGGTCATTGGTACGGGCCCATTGTCGGTTACAGCTGCTACTGGTTCGTGCGAGACTGGCGAAGGTAGCTCCGCAAGTGTCCATTCAAGTGGCGGCGGTACTGGTAGTGTTAATCTAGCTACGCGTCCTCCGAATGCTACGCGAGATGCCCGGATAGCTTGCCTCAAGGAGGAACGTGGTTTGGCAGCTGAGTTTATCAAAAATCTGTTCTCAGTGCTGTACGAAGTTTATAGTTCATCGGCAGGTCCATCTGTTCGGTATAAGTGCCTGCGTGCACTCCTGCGAATGGTATATTTCGCCAACGGTGATCTTCTACGTGAAGTTCTTAAGAATCAACTCGTGTCGTCACACATCGCTGGAATGATGGCTTCTAATGATCTCAGAATTGTGGTGGGAGCGCTGCAAATGGCGGAAATTTTAATGCACAAGCTGCCGGAAGTGTTTGGCATGCATTTCCGTCGCGAGGGCGTAATGCATCAAATCAACCAATTGACCGATCCAACGATTCCGATTTGTGCTGCTCCGTCACCCAAATCGGGAGCCCAAAGTGCACCATCTTCGGCCACAATTCACCCGAACAATACGTTCGATTTTGATAGTGCCATTGCCTCAAGTTCAAAGTCCGGTACCCAGGCGATCGCTATCGTCGGGGGATCGGGTCCACACGTAAAGAACCTCAATTCAGCAATGATGATGGCCAGTAAAATGAGTATGTCCATGCCGTCGACCAGTTCAACGCTGCTGCATTCGCCAACGAATGCAAATATTCCCGGAACATCCGGTAGCTTCACCGCAATCAATCTTAATGCATCCACCAAAGCTCTGCACCACAATCATCATCCccaccatcatcatcagcaacagcagcaacaccaacaacaacagcaTATGACCGCAAGCTCACTTCATCTCGAATCTTTGGCCACCAATATCCAACCGAACATACCGGGAGCAATCGCAACTCCAAACAATGGAAACATTCTGTTGAATGCAATCTACAGTTCAGCGATTCCAATCAACCAACCTTCggttcatcatcatcatcaccaggaAGCTGGCTCTAGCAAGCAAACTCATCTCTATCAAACGCACCACTTCCCGGATACGTTTGCATATAACGCCGAGCAGGGAGTTCTCACCTCTCCGCTTTCGGTAACGTCCGGCAGTGGATCCAGTCTGATGACTGCAACGACCGTTGTTGCCCCTCACCATGATACCCGATCTCACAGTCCAGGCCAGCTCAAAGTTTCGGATATTTTGAAACGTAAAGTTCCGCCGAAACGGAAATCCCAGGGCAGCTCCAAGTCGAAGTCCCGCCATGATGACGCTGGTGGCTCCGGAAGCCAAGCATCTCAAGCATCCATTCCCAGTGGGTCAACTGTTGCTGGCACATCATCAAGCTCATCCACCTCCGTCATGCAGGAACTGATCAACAAAGCTACCACACTGGGATCCTCATCCGGGCGGAACACACCGTCGTCAAGTTCCCGATCACGCTTCTCCGGTGCTTCGTCGAAGACCACTTCCTTCCTGGCATCGCTTAATCCGGCCCGTTGGGGACGCCAGTCATCGTCCTCTTCGTCCCACCATGCGAGCACTTCGTTCGGGAAGGATGGATCCAATGCGTTGGCTAAAAGTCAATCCAATTCCAACCTGATTGCGGCTGGAAATCGCGAAAAGGCGCGCCAATGGATACGCGAGCAGTCGATCACTTTCGTGAATCGCTACTCGACAGACGGAGTGGGAACGACGGGTGGTTCACAGCATCCGGCCTGCTCGATTCTGTCCCGTTTAACAGGTTTGTCCAGTGCTATTTGCTTTGTTCGATTTGATGATTAATTTTTCTCTTCCAGGAGCCATCCAGAAGCTGGAGGGTAACCATGGGGATTGTCTAGCTGCACTGAAAGAGCTGCGGGATATTCTGATCGAGAGTGACATATCTCCCTTCGAGGTAAACCACTCTGGGCTCATTCGGACGATGCTGACCTTCATGGCAAACGATAGCAATCATCTGGTGGATCGAGCGGACCGTCTGCGGATGTTTCTGCATGTGTTCGCCAATTTGCCACTGGATGGTAGCTTCTCGAGCAGCGTAGCACCACCGATTAACAGCGCTCCGTTCAGTGCGTTCGTGGCCAAATTGAATGGTTGCGTTACTCAGCTGGAGCAGTTCCCGGTAAAAGTCCACGACTTCCCGGCTGGAGTTGGTGGTCGCTCGAACACAAGTGCTCTTAAATTCTTCAACACGCATCAGCTGAAGGTATGCATTGTATATTTGTTGATGTATCACATGATGTATTGATGTTTCTATAGTGCAATCTACAACGTCACCCGGAGTGTACGAATTTGCGCCAGTGGAAGGGAGGAACCGTTAAAATAGATCCCCTCGCGTTGGTACAAGCGATCGAACGATATTTGGTGGTACGAGGATACGGCGGGATACGGGTTGATAGCGAGGAGGACTCTGAAGAAGACATTGACAATATCGATGCGGCTGCGATGATTTCGATGGGTGGATTGAAGCATAAGCTACAGTTCCTGATAGGGGAACATGTGCTGCCCTACAATATGACAGTATATCAGGCGATTCGGCAGTACTCCCCGCTCGTCAACGATCAATCCGAAACGGACACGGACACCGAAACACCCATCGGTGAGTACACCACATCGAACTGCTTTCTCTCGAATATGTTATACTGACAAATGGGGGCGTCTTTCGTTTTAACAGGAAGCGCAAGTATATGGGTTCAGCAGCATACAATCTACTATCGCCCTGTGGAGGAAGACCCCAGCGGTGCTTCGAAGAGTGGCGCATCCAGTTCGTCAAGGAAGAACAGCAAAAACTCACAATCGAAAATATTGCGACGAAAACCGGAGTTCTGGATCGATGGAATCGCGCCAGCAATCGTTTCACCGTTGACACCTTTTCTAGCGTCCAAACTACCTGATGTGGTAACGGTGCAGGATGCTTCCCTGGATGCTCTATGCATGCTACGCATAATCAACGCTTTGAATCGTCACTGGGCCACGTTGTACTTCTCGGTTCGCCAGACAAACATTATTCTGCAAACTGAGTTTATTCATTCAAAGGTAATGTTGATGATTTAGTACCGCAACCATTGTttatattgttgttttttttttcagattgctGCGAAGGCCAGCCGTCAGCTGCAAGATCCTCTGGTCATAATGACCGGCAATTTGCCCCAATGGTTGCAGCAAATTGCGGCTGCCTGTCCTTTCTTGTTCCCATTCGAAACACGACACCTGCTGTTCTATGCCGTTTCGTTTGATCGCGATCGTGCTCTACAGCGTCTGCTGGACACAACACCCGATCTCAATTCGGCCGATACAAGCGAGAGGGTGACCCCTCGCTTGGACCGCCGCAAGCGTGCCATTTCCCGCGAGGACATTCTGAAACAAGCGGAAACAATCATTCAGGTTAGTTGGTTGAAACTTTGTTCCCAAACAACGAACGAGAGATCTAACTAGAGTACTGTGTATTTTAGGACTTTGGCCACTCTAAGGCTTTGCTAGAAATCCAGTACGAGAACGAGGTCGGAACCGGTCTCGGGCCAACGCTGGAGTTCTACGCGTTGGTTTCAACCGAGCTGCAGCGCTGTGATCTTGGCCTGTGGAATGACTCCGACAGCTATAAGAACAATCAACAGTCAAACTCGATATCGGATAATATCGTGAAATCGACACAGATCGATGACGATACGGCACCAGCTGCCTCCGCCGCTAACAACAGACTGTCGGTGTCACCAACAGCCACTCGCCATCACTATCATCACCATCAACAGCAGGACAGCGATCACAACGTTAGTGACAGTAGCTTGGTTATAAGCAACGACAACTCGCTGAATATGTTGATCGAACAGTCGGACAATCTGCTGCTGAGCAACAATCCACAGCAGGCTGAAATGGAGAATAATCAAACGCCACCACCTCCGACTCAACAGCAACAGCATTCACTCGTATCACCGGCCTCCCCCGGCAGCAGTGCAATCGTTTCGTACGTGAATGCCCCGCACGGGCTGTTCCCGATTCCGCTTAGTAAAACGGCTAAAACTTCCCAGATCTCACGTTTGAAGTACAAGTTTAAATTCCTAGGCAAGTTTATGGCTAAAGCTGTGATGGATAGTAGAATGGTAAGTGTTGCTCGACCTGTGGACCTGTGTTGTGCTGCGTTGGGATGCTAACTTGTTTCCATATTTTTGCAGCTTGATCTACCTTACTCGATACCGTTCTATCGATGGTTGCTGACAGAGGAAGGCTCTCTCAGTTTGGCCGATCTAGACCAGGTCGCACCGGAGGTGCAAGGTACCCTACTGCGGCTGAACGAGATCGTTAAGCTGCGGGAATTGGTACAATCGGATCCGAATCTGGATGCAATGGAAAAGACTGAAAAGGTTTGTTTTTCCAATCATTCCTCTATTCCTCTATTTATTAATGCCAAATTAGAGTTTGGGAGTCTTCGTAGCTTAATCATTGCGCGTAAGCTTATTAAGTGAacgatcgtttttttttcaaatttctgaatACTCATTTCACTGATCTTCTAACTGACCACCAACGTTAACTATAACGCTGAACATATTGTGACGCTCAACGATGCCAATGTTcgtgatttttcaggattattCTGACCGCAAGGTACATTTTTTAATATCCAGACTATTTCTGAAGTAATCCTGTTTTTTCGGTGTATCGGACTCATCATCTGCAACGAGTATATTCGGTCTCCTACTCAAATATCGAGATATCATAGTTGCGTTTTTGTTACTGTAGTGGCAACTcgccaaatccggccaaaacTTGACGGAATCTCGGTGGGATCTTATAATATACACGTTGTTTCAGACATGCTGTATAGTTGATCGGTCATAACGTTGGTTGTGATGAAAATCGGGGATCTGATCATGAACGTGAAGTGGCGTTCGTGATCAGACCCCGGAGTCTTCCGTTCATAGCTGCAGATTCCCCGCCAGAAACAGCTTACTGGAAAACTTGAAACAGCTTGtccgtaaaaaaatatatttttgggaacatCTTCGAAATACCCAGGATAGCATAAGACTTCTATCGCGGTAGCTGTTCGAAACCCGTTGACTGTGATCAGAATGCCTGCAAAATTGCAAAATTTCAACTTTATCGGATTTTAATTAATAGCATCACAAAGTCGTCAAACTTTGAAAATCCTAAAATTACCAATGGGAGTACATGAAAGCGgttgtttcaaaaaaaattcttgtgccaaatgtcttaaaattgcatgaaattactgttatcttttttttttggtaaaagatcgattttttgaaacaaaaaaaaacccaaaaaatcaatttttgacaaaatctttttttcaagataacaataaatctcgacgtttcgtgcaatttGAACATATTTGACTAACATTTTCCAAAGGGTTATTTTTTCGCTGAATCTACATTTT
This region of Toxorhynchites rutilus septentrionalis strain SRP unplaced genomic scaffold, ASM2978413v1 HiC_scaffold_169, whole genome shotgun sequence genomic DNA includes:
- the LOC129781700 gene encoding E3 ubiquitin-protein ligase TRIP12, which gives rise to MAESVGKQALSAVTEGHHHHQQQQPPPPQYNNRNHHQQSAASSSNSSSSSSSSNIQNSSSRRSRVRSTQKPSSQQFDADYRNPGGNSSGRKRKHEEGDTSLNRTALVHEQTSAPSPVAFRTRSRTISKEIPLLGSQIQQAPVDIRNKRYSLPGKAARHSSSNTSLHDSTNSTSNSNSTGSTLIATAATVSTLTAYPASVLTTLSNSSSSLSSLTEVIIPSSTASKRSSSHQQSQLELDCDRSSTSSSRGDSVSSIASSSRSIEKKKRKKGGSSRLAKKIVERLFKEETVEERRQSKSSSSRTNKSTDHQQFNTVEEGRSLRSHHSSDTGSTVVPTATVPKKRQKVGDQHPDSTGSSHKAPNLGARLARSSGGREPHHYHQQPQQQQHQQQHHSGSHIGSTSGSSGSGSQHSSSGGTQGQLPSGLLRRSSRGKSSHQSATTGSCVSSNTANPSQNQQPQSSRSGSHRGGGSGSTTSAGSSGATVKGSSSFKGASSFSSVANNNNSTSLVSVVASGYDPTAAVAGPSSTAMANDGSRNNNNDHHHQHQQGSSASSHPFIKLHKTTSLGSASGSTSAPLDVNMVNVSANAGSSGGAASNSTSLGASSAVPHPDSESDDSEVGRLQALLEARGLPPHLFGALGPRMHHLLHRTMGANSSSKAQQLLQGLQCQDESQQLQAAIEMCQMLVMGNEDTLAGFPIKQVVPALITLLRMEHNFDIMNNACRALAYMLEALPRSSGTVVDAIPAFLEKLQVIQCMDVAEQSLTALEILSRRHNKSILQANGVSACLTYLDFFSINAQRAALAITANCCLNLHSEEFHFVKESLPLLARLLAQQDKKSVESICTAFYRLVDSFQQDSTVLQEIASMELLKNCQQLLVVTPSVLNSGTFTNVVRMLSVMCANCPDLAITLLKNDIASTLLYLLTGSADLVTSDVELIPRSPSELYEITCLIGELMPRLPTDGIFAVDSLLERTHANVQDTVQWQWKDDRAVWRPYSSIDSRMIEAAHLNSDDEISLSTLGRTYTIDFHSMQQINEDTGTTRAVQRKINHTLLAAQQQGVMVIGTGPLSVTAATGSCETGEGSSASVHSSGGGTGSVNLATRPPNATRDARIACLKEERGLAAEFIKNLFSVLYEVYSSSAGPSVRYKCLRALLRMVYFANGDLLREVLKNQLVSSHIAGMMASNDLRIVVGALQMAEILMHKLPEVFGMHFRREGVMHQINQLTDPTIPICAAPSPKSGAQSAPSSATIHPNNTFDFDSAIASSSKSGTQAIAIVGGSGPHVKNLNSAMMMASKMSMSMPSTSSTLLHSPTNANIPGTSGSFTAINLNASTKALHHNHHPHHHHQQQQQHQQQQHMTASSLHLESLATNIQPNIPGAIATPNNGNILLNAIYSSAIPINQPSVHHHHHQEAGSSKQTHLYQTHHFPDTFAYNAEQGVLTSPLSVTSGSGSSLMTATTVVAPHHDTRSHSPGQLKVSDILKRKVPPKRKSQGSSKSKSRHDDAGGSGSQASQASIPSGSTVAGTSSSSSTSVMQELINKATTLGSSSGRNTPSSSSRSRFSGASSKTTSFLASLNPARWGRQSSSSSSHHASTSFGKDGSNALAKSQSNSNLIAAGNREKARQWIREQSITFVNRYSTDGVGTTGGSQHPACSILSRLTGAIQKLEGNHGDCLAALKELRDILIESDISPFEVNHSGLIRTMLTFMANDSNHLVDRADRLRMFLHVFANLPLDGSFSSSVAPPINSAPFSAFVAKLNGCVTQLEQFPVKVHDFPAGVGGRSNTSALKFFNTHQLKCNLQRHPECTNLRQWKGGTVKIDPLALVQAIERYLVVRGYGGIRVDSEEDSEEDIDNIDAAAMISMGGLKHKLQFLIGEHVLPYNMTVYQAIRQYSPLVNDQSETDTDTETPIGSASIWVQQHTIYYRPVEEDPSGASKSGASSSSRKNSKNSQSKILRRKPEFWIDGIAPAIVSPLTPFLASKLPDVVTVQDASLDALCMLRIINALNRHWATLYFSVRQTNIILQTEFIHSKIAAKASRQLQDPLVIMTGNLPQWLQQIAAACPFLFPFETRHLLFYAVSFDRDRALQRLLDTTPDLNSADTSERVTPRLDRRKRAISREDILKQAETIIQDFGHSKALLEIQYENEVGTGLGPTLEFYALVSTELQRCDLGLWNDSDSYKNNQQSNSISDNIVKSTQIDDDTAPAASAANNRLSVSPTATRHHYHHHQQQDSDHNVSDSSLVISNDNSLNMLIEQSDNLLLSNNPQQAEMENNQTPPPPTQQQQHSLVSPASPGSSAIVSYVNAPHGLFPIPLSKTAKTSQISRLKYKFKFLGKFMAKAVMDSRMLDLPYSIPFYRWLLTEEGSLSLADLDQVAPEVQGTLLRLNEIVKLRELVQSDPNLDAMEKTEKIESLDLDGCPITDLGLDFVLPGHPNIELRRGGRDMPVTIHNLHQYISLVTHWFLVEGVSRQFEALREGFDSVFPVNRLRMFYPEELENVFCGSGLNASTHQRWDARMLAECCRTDHGFTQDSQAIQYFYDILSNYNRDEQRLFLQFVTGSPRLPTGGFKALTPPLTIVRKKIDGNQNPDDYLPSVMTCVNYLKLPEYSSREAMRQKLKLAASEGSMSFHLS